One window of the Nicotiana tabacum cultivar K326 chromosome 4, ASM71507v2, whole genome shotgun sequence genome contains the following:
- the LOC107816512 gene encoding small ribosomal subunit protein uS2, with translation MAATHEVRTLTTKEADIQMMLAAEVHLGTKNCDFQMERYVFKRRNDGIYIINLGKTWEKLQMAARVIVAIENPKDIIVQSARPYGQRAVLKFAQYTGANAIAGRHTPGTFTNQLQTSYSEPRLLILTDPRTDHQPIKEAALGNIPTIAFCDTDSPMRYVDIGIPANNKGKHSIGVLFWLLGRMVLQMRGSIPQGHKWDVMVDLFFYREPEEAKEQQEEEAPAIADYAEYGGAALGGDWSSNQIPDAQWAADGAPAVPAVASGWSGDGGVEGGWDAAAPPPAQVAQVPGAEVIPAPAPTGWE, from the exons ATGGCGGCTACACATGAAGTAAGAACACTGACGACGAAGGAGGCTGACATACAGATGATGTTGGCTGCTGAAGTCCACCTCGGCACTAAGAACTGCGACTTCCAAATGGAGCGTTACGTTTTCAAGCGCCGCAACGACG GTATCTACATTATTAACCTTGGAAAGACATGGGAGAAGCTGCAAATGGCTGCTAGGGTTATTGTTGCTATTGAGAATCCAAAGGACATAATTGTGCAATCAGCCAGGCCCTATGGACAGAGAGCTGTCTTGAAGTTTGCTCAATACACTGGTGCAAATGCCATTGCTGGCCGTCACACTCCCGGTACTTTTACCAACCAGCTTCAGACTTCATACAGTGAGCCACGACTGCTCATTCTCACTGACCCAAGAACTGATCACCAG CCTATCAAGGAAGCTGCACTCGGGAACATCCCAACTATTGCTTTCTGTGACACTGATTCACCAATGCGCTATGTTGACATCGGTATCCCTGCCAATAACAAAGGGAAGCACAGTATCGGTGTACTTTTCTGGCTTTTAGGAAGGATGGTACTGCAGATGCGCGGTAGCATTCCTCAGGGGCACAAGTGGGATGTCATG GTGGATCTCTTCTTCTACAGAGAACCTGAAGAGGCAAAGGAGCAACAAGAAGAGGAAGCACCTGCCATTGCAGATTATGCAGAGTACGGTGGTGCTGCGCTTGGTGGTGATTGGTCTAGCAACCAAATCCCTGATGCTCAATGGGCTGCAGATGGCGCACCTGCTGTTCCTGCAGTTGCTAGTGGCTGGTCTGGAGATGGAG GGGTAGAGGGAGGCTGGGACGCTGCAGCTCCTCCTCCTGCTCAAGTTGCTCAAGTTCCTGGAGCAGAAGTGATCCCTGCTCCAGCTCCTACTGGCTGGGAATGA